Proteins encoded together in one Synechococcus sp. A15-62 window:
- a CDS encoding DUF3493 domain-containing protein: protein MSDNQRSKSSLDPALRERLLKESQTPWRGLRRLVWFALFASAGLGLFTMAFRASAGDTVDLADFGIQGGALLLFSALLWFDRNRAGSGEG from the coding sequence TTGTCCGATAATCAGCGCTCCAAATCCAGCCTGGATCCCGCCTTGAGGGAGCGGTTGCTCAAAGAGTCACAGACCCCCTGGCGTGGGCTCAGACGGCTCGTCTGGTTCGCTCTCTTCGCTTCCGCTGGCCTCGGCCTGTTCACGATGGCCTTCCGTGCTTCCGCCGGCGACACTGTCGATCTGGCTGATTTCGGTATCCAGGGCGGTGCTCTCCTGCTCTTCTCCGCTCTGCTCTGGTTCGACCGGAACAGAGCCGGAAGCGGCGAAGGTTGA
- a CDS encoding TMEM175 family protein, whose translation MNASNRSLRRPIQHLESPNAEMWMGLIDGIYAIAMTLIAIELPELASQLIGTIDQQVEPTTIGGLLIYELIAYTATFLILYELWSFHKSILKLSGIRHTLQNLTNGLILALTCLGAGNIILILKAKTELATEEINAGISQATILKNWINHGTATSICMLLMIASMFGLMSLLARTKANPKESSSLKALERITRVKAFLFLLFPLNWLPMLFGSQTPLAPIALVILAYIALSHINGAKLRNRFDETFKGSS comes from the coding sequence ATGAATGCATCCAATCGTTCGTTACGACGACCAATCCAGCATCTGGAATCTCCCAATGCTGAGATGTGGATGGGATTGATTGATGGCATCTATGCCATTGCAATGACTCTGATCGCGATTGAATTACCAGAGCTCGCATCCCAACTCATCGGCACCATTGATCAACAAGTTGAACCCACAACAATCGGTGGGCTGCTGATCTATGAGCTCATTGCATATACAGCCACATTTTTAATTCTCTATGAATTGTGGTCATTCCACAAATCCATTCTCAAGCTCTCCGGGATCAGGCACACCCTCCAGAATCTGACCAACGGCCTGATTCTGGCGTTGACCTGCCTCGGCGCGGGCAACATTATTTTGATCCTCAAGGCCAAAACAGAACTCGCCACCGAGGAAATCAACGCCGGCATCAGTCAGGCCACGATTCTCAAGAACTGGATCAACCATGGAACAGCAACAAGCATTTGCATGTTGCTGATGATTGCCAGCATGTTTGGCTTGATGTCTCTTCTCGCAAGAACAAAAGCGAACCCAAAAGAGAGCTCCAGCCTGAAAGCGTTGGAACGAATCACGAGAGTCAAAGCATTCTTATTCCTTCTGTTCCCCCTCAACTGGCTTCCCATGTTGTTTGGCAGTCAAACTCCCCTCGCTCCCATCGCACTCGTGATTCTGGCTTACATCGCATTGAGCCACATCAATGGAGCCAAGCTCAGGAATCGCTTCGATGAAACCTTCAAGGGCTCTTCCTAA